TCTGATATAATTATGTAGGTAGCTAGTCGAAGGGCGGAATGACCCACCCCACTCCATCATGAGAGGGGGTGAGGCCATGGCTCTCGCTTCCCTGATCGTGGAGGTAGCTGGTGTTGTTGTACAAGCACTTGCTGTCTATGTAGCGTATCAGGCACTAAAGCGAAAGTGACCCGCCTTCGGCAAAGGTCTCAGGTCACTTTCGTGTGACGTAATACCGGGTCGTCTGCTCGACGACCGGCTACCACTAATTCTATTCATATGTTAACACAGGCATACATGATCTTTCAAGTTAATGGATTGTTTTTTCCATATATGATTAATATACCAACCAGTCCATGCGAGAGCGAAATCCAATAAAACCCCATGCTCATACCGGATTTTATAACCCGGCTGAAGCATGGGGTTTCGTTTACACCTTCCTATTACAATCAGAACAGCAGCTCGTCAGGATCGGGACCGACGCGACGATCCTGGTTGAGTTCGTTGATCTGCTTCATTTCATCAGGGAAGAGCTCAAAGTCAAAAATATCGGCGTTGGATTGAATACGGCTTTCTTTGACTGATTTAGGGATGGTGACGACTCCGTTTTGCAGATCCCAACGCAAGACGACTTGGGCCGGGCTTTTACCGTGCTGTTCCGCAATTTTTTTAATGATGGGTTCATCTAGAATCTCCCCTTGCATCAATGGACTCCAGGCTTCCAACTGAATGCCTTTGTCCTGGCAATAGGCAAGCAAATCGGGTTGTGTCAAGCGGGGATGATATTCCACCTGATTGACGGCGGGAACGGTATCCGAACGGCGCAGCAGTTCTTCCAAGTGGTGAATTTTAAAATTGCAGACACCGATGGCCCGTGCTTTACCGTCCTGCTGGATCTTTTCCAGTGCGCGCCAGGTGTCGACGTATTTATCTTTACCGGGCCAATGAATCAGATACAAATCCACATAATCCAAACCCAGCCGGGCCAAGCTTTCATCGATAGCGTTCAAGGTTTTGTCATACCCCTGGTCTTCGTTCCACACCTTGGTCGTGATAAAAAGCTCTTCCCGCGGGACGCCCGCATCACGAATGCCGCGGCCAACCCCTTCTTCATTACCGTAAATCTTAGCGGTATCAATGCTGCGGTATCCATGGCGGATCGCCGCTGTCACAGACTCCTCCACCGCATTCCCTTTTACCTTCCATACTCCGAGGCCAAACCAGGGCATTTCCACACCGTTGTTAAGCGTTACGGTATCCGTCAAGCTGCGCGGCAGGTTCATGAAGATTCCCCCTCCAATATGTAAACTCACTCTCTTTATACCACGGAACGAAACGATTGACACCTCTACAATAAAATAAATGAATAAAGTAGATCCGTCTGCGGTAGAGCAAAAACCGGTCAAAACAATAGTTATATCGGCATTCTCACTTTTCAGCTAGGAAACCCGGTTTATTCATTCATAAAAAGAGCTCAACCTCCCCCGCCTACGCTAACGCTAAGAGGCGGAGGTTTCTTGCCATCGGAAGTGTAGATACTTACAGGTAAATAAGGGTTTGCCTCATACACTCAATCGAAAATCGGATATCATCGCCACCTGCACTGCGCCACTATAGCTACAACGCCAACCGCTCCGGTGCCCGGCGAGCCAAGTTTAAATCATGAGTCACAAGCAGTACCGTTTTCCCTTGTGCATATAACTCCTTCAGCAATGAAAAAATATGATCCGCATTTTTGGAGTCCAGATTTCCCGTCGGCTCATCAGCAAAAATATAACGGCTATCTTTGGCGATCATCCGTGCAAATGCCACCCGTTGCTGCTCGCCTCCGCTCAATGTGTACACTTTTTTCTTCTCGTAGCCTTTTAATCCGACACGCTCCAACACTTCTGCAATGATCTTGTGCTGATCGCCCCCCTTTTGATAGCGCAGAGCAATTTGGATATTCTCTTCCACTGTTATATTGGGCAGCAACGCATAATTTTGAAACAAATAGCCGATCGTGTGCCGACGCAATAACATTTTCTCCCGTTTATTCGGATTCGTTTTACCGGCAATGGAGATTTCACCATCGTCCGGTTTTTCTAACAAGCTAAGCATATTTAATAGTGTCGTTTTGCCTGTTCCGCTCTCACCGGTAATGGCTAAAAACGAACCTTCCTGCACACATAAATCGTAATCTTGAAACAATCTCCGTCCATCCAGTGTTTTTGTAATCCCATTTGCTTCAATCATCCTCTACAGCTCCTTTTTCAAATTCAGGTATACACGGTTCATCAAAACCTTTACCAAGCCGACACTAGCCCCGATATTCAGCACGAGCATAGCTACCGTGATCCATGTCAATGTCCCTAATTGAAGAAGGAATGACAGGCCCAGCAGCACGGTAAAAATACCCCCATGCATCAGAAGCAACCCTTTTTTTAATGAGTAAAAACCTTGTCCATGAATATGTTGCACAAACAGCTTCAATTTGTTTTTGTGGAAATAACAAAGGGTATAGTAAAGGCTGACGCTGAGGGTGGCGATACTTAACGCCACAATCACCATAAGCAAAGCAACCCGGGTGGTAGCCAGTTCCTGAATCATTTTCCCATAGGTATCATAAACAGACTCCACCCGTTGTAAGGCGGAAGCATCATTAGCCATAGCAATCGAGCTAAATAGCTGCAGCGGATCATCTTCATCGGAATAAAAATAATAGTAACTGCTGAGATAGCTCATATAATAAGAAGCATCAAAACTGGTTTGATCGATGATCGCAATTGGATCATGAATGAAATAATCCTCCTCACCCTTTTCCTTTGGATTAAACGTAAAATACGATTGATTGTCTTTTACATAAATAATATTGACGTCGAGATCTTCTTTCGTCATCGTGTTTAACGGTTCGCCTTTGTCTTCACGATAAATGTTTTCTACTTCAACCTTTTGAAAATAAAAATGGGAAATAAAGTTCTCTTTGATCTCGGCTTCTTTTTCCCGCAACGAGATCGGTACTAATATATTTAATACGTTTTCATCGTTCATCAGTTGTTCATAAATGGAGCCATGTTCGCTCTCAATGGTGTTATAGGATAAGTAATTCTCATTAATCGTTATCGCTTTTCCATAAGGGTTTGTCCGGACATCTTCCCCTTCTTTTATATTCAAATCATATGCATACACACCCTCCCCGACCTCATCATAGTTAGACGGATCTATGAGGAAACCGCTCACTTTCTTATTCAAATCTTGATATGCTTGTTTGACCGCCTGGTTTTGTTCATTTGCAACATGTGCACTAACCTGATTTTGACCGATATATGTCGTCACGGTCTGATAAAGATTCTCCGTTTTCTCCCATACAGACAGATTTTCTTCTAAGCCGGCGATTTTTTTATTTGTATCTTGTAAAAAGAAAAGTGCACCAACTGAAAACCCGAGAAAGACGATCGTTAATAGAAGACTAGCACCCATCAATAGGTTATAGGGCTTTTTCCCTTTTAAGCCCTCATATTCATCGCGGCTGTGATACATCCATCCAATAAGAAGAGCGCTGGTAGTGGCAAAAAACAATAGAAACAAACTGACGGCCGCCAAAAACAAGAACGTTATTTCAAGCAAATTGGACGGGTACCCAGCAATCAGCGTGAAGCTGAAAAACGAGAGATAAGAAACCATCACCGCTGTTAATAAAGCAGGCACCCATTTACGCCATTGTATTAATACTGCTGCCCTCCACGTATAGCCGCCTATTTTCATTACTAGGATATCGCGCTTCTTATGTATGATATCAAATGCCATCGCACCAATAATACTGATCAGTAAAGCAAGCATCGTAAGCATAATAATCGCAGAAGTGCGGATCAGTGTTTCCAAAGACATCAACGGTTGAATTGTGACATCGATTATTTCGGTGGTTACTTGCTCTTCCGCAAACCGATGGATGATTTGTTGGATTTTATCGTGATCTTGTGTATCAAAGTAATAAATACCATTGGTAGATGCTTGCTTTTGATGATCCAGTAAAAAAAGATTAATCGTGATTTGTGATTCACCTGATGTAAATCTTCCTACTTGGGCGGATGTATCTGTCATCTTTGTCGAAATAAATTCACCCGAACCTGCTGCAGGGTAAGTTCCCTCGACTAAGCGAATCCGGTTATCCAACGTCGGATCAGTGGTAAATATCTGGGTATGCTTTGAATCCTTAAACGAATACTTTGCAATGCCCACATCGTAATCCTTTGCAACTTCCTCAATAAAATCGTTTGCGTTTTCTTTTCGTTTAAAGCCCTCAAAATTCAACATCATTCCAGTTCGCCCGTCATAGAGAAGTTGTTGAAATTGATATTGTTCAACAACTTTAGCAGACAAAAAAAGGAATACAACAAATAACAACGCTGTCAAAACGGCACTCACTTTCTTCATATTGATCCAATGCTCCTTTATAACAAAAATGCGGGAATGACATCATTCCCGCAACGGAATCCACAAAATTTTCCTTATATTCATATTAACCTTTGTTTGTTTTGTAATAGTTTAAAATCTTTTAGCCATATTATTTATAATTATAGTAGGCTTTGTTTGTTCCGTTAAAGGTGATCCACGGTAGTTTAGCAGTACTAAATACGTCCTTTGACTTCCATCCGCCTGATTTATAATCACCATGCCCATTCACAACAGAAGTATGCCCTTGCTTCGTATAATGCTTATAGCTAGAATAAACGTATGCTATACCCTCCCACTTCTTTCCACGGATCCAATAGCCACCACCCATTTTCCCACTTTCAATATCGGGAGAAATACCGTCGGGATTACCCACTTCCCCTTCAACTAAATCGTGATCTTCATTAATAACCTCCGAGCCTCCACCTTCTGATTCAACCGTAGGATCACCCTGTGCATTCGCTGCTGATGCAAAAGGGGTTGTAAGCAAACCCGCTGCTACTGCTAAGCTAAGAGCTCCTTTAATGATCATTGCTTTCATCAAAACCACTCCTTTTTAATGAATATAGCATATTTATAACTCTATTATTAATCATACTTTTACGCCAAATTTTCGACATTATATATAAAAATATAGCATATTACGACATGATTCGCATTGATTTAATCCTTATTTACATTAAGGCGCATATACCTTAATGGGTACTGGTAGCTTTTGATGTTGAAAAAACAAAACCCGCGATAGCGCGGGCAAAATGCTACAGGTTTTAGTGGTCGCAACTTGCACAACCCCATATGCTGTCCGTTTTCAAAGATAATCAAATTCTAGTATAAATCACAGAACACACGTTCGCGAGTCCTTTTCACTGATCATCCCTTTCACTCTAACCTTCCTTTTCCCGCCCCATCCTTAGCCATCCGCATCCGCTTTCTCATCAAAATCAATGGAGAGTGCCAGCACTTCCGCCACATCCATCGTTTTCACCTGCTCCTCCACTTCTTTCGCCTTGGTGCCGTCGCTCATCATTGTTAAACAGTAGGGGCATCCGCTGCCGATGAGGCTGGGTTTGGTTGCTAAGGCTTGCTCCGTGCGGGCGGTGTTGACGCGGACACCGGCGTCCTCCTCCAACCACATCATCCCACCACCCGCACCGCAACACATGCCGTTTTCGCGGTTGCGCTCCATCTCCACCAGTTCGATCCCGGGGATGGAACGGAAAATATAGCGAGGGGCTTCATATTCCTCATTGTAGCGACCCAAGTAGCAGGAGTCGTGGTAGGTGACGCGCTCCTTCACCTCTTTATGCGGCTGTAATCGTCCTTCCTTGATCAGTTGGGCCAACAGTTGACTATGATGGAACACCTCTACTCCATCCATGCCAAAGTCGGGATATTCATTTTTAAAGACATTGTAGGCATGAGGATCCGCCGTCACAATTTTTTTCACCCCGTGCTTTTGAAACAACGCAATATTATCCAGCGCCAGCTGTTGGAACAAAAACTCATTTCCCATGCGTCGGGCTGTATCACCGGAGTTTTTCTCTTTTTTACCCAGGATGGCAAAGCGAACACCGGCATGGTTTAAGAGCTTCACCAAATCGCGGGTAATTTTTTGACTGCGATTGTCATAGGAGCCCATGGAGCCGACAAACAGCAGAACATCAAATTCCTTCTGCTCCTTCACTGTGGGAGCAGCCAGCCCTTCTTCCAGCCCGTCCTTCCATTTCTCCCGATCCTTGCGGCTAATCCCCCAGGGGTTACCTTGCCGCTCAATGTTTTGGAAGGTACGAGTCGCCTCCGCCGGCATCTCCCCCTGTGTCAGCACCAGGTGGCGCCGCATATCGACGATTTTATCTACATGCTCATTGGAAACGGGGCAGGCGTCTTCACAGTTGCGGCAAGTGGTACAGGCCCACAGTTCCTCGGGGGTGATCACATCGCCGATCAGCTGAACGGGATAATCGTAACCGTCCTCATCTTTGGTAACAGCCACCTCGGCGGCGGCGTTGGCACCGCTGAAAGCGTATGCCGGCATCCAGGGAGTGCGGGAGGTGATGGCCGCCCCTTTTTCCGTGAGATGATCCCGCATCTTGACCAACAGATCCATCGGTGAAAGCATTTTGCCGGTACCGGCGGCAGGGCAAACATCGGTGCAGCGACCGCACTCCACACAGGCGTAGAGATCAACCAATTGATTTTGGTCGAAGTGTTCAATTTTGCCTACACCGTACTCCGTCAGTGATTCATCTTCAAAATCGATCGCCTTCAGTTTAGATGGAGGCCCTTGTCGCTTTAAAAACACATTGAGCGGTGCCACAATCAAGTGAAAATGTTTGGACTGGGGCACATACACCAAAAAGGTCAGCAACACCAGCGTATGCATCCACCAGAAACCATAAAACATCACCGCCGCCGTCTGAGTGGACATCCAGGCAAAAGGAAGGGCCAGCACGGAGGAGATCGGTAACGCCCAAGACGGCTCAATTCCCAGCCACAATTGTTCAAAGGCAGTGCTCATCAAGATGGAAAACATGAGCGAGGTAAGGAAAAGAATCACTAAGCCGGCCTTCCACCCGCGCTTTAAACGGGTCAACTTTTCCACATAGCGACGATAAAAAGCGTAGAGGGTAGCCAATAAAACAGAAAACACCGTCAACTCCTGAATAAAAGTAAAGACAGGATAAGCCGGCAGCGGCAAATGACTCCCCGGAAGAAACCCTTTAATAAAGAGATCGATGGCGCCAAACTGAATAATGATAAATCCATAAAACATCACCACATGCATCAGGCCGCTTTTTTTATCTTTTAACAATTTTTTCTGCCCAAACACATTGACCCAGACTTCATGTAGGCGTTCTTTCATATCGGTAGAAAAATCAGCCGCTTTTCCCAACTTGACATAGGTATAGCGGGCATACACCACACGGGCGAACAGATAAAACCCGTAACCGACTGCACCGATAAACAGAATCAGATTGACCACTTGCCATATCGACACCACATTCACACCCTTCCATATAGATTGCCGTTCCCACCCTTAACCAAGGTAGGTTGGTTTTAAGCGTTAAGTAACAGCTTCGACGTATCAAAATTAAAAGGCTTCTGAG
This sequence is a window from Desmospora activa DSM 45169. Protein-coding genes within it:
- a CDS encoding lactococcin 972 family bacteriocin, coding for MKAMIIKGALSLAVAAGLLTTPFASAANAQGDPTVESEGGGSEVINEDHDLVEGEVGNPDGISPDIESGKMGGGYWIRGKKWEGIAYVYSSYKHYTKQGHTSVVNGHGDYKSGGWKSKDVFSTAKLPWITFNGTNKAYYNYK
- a CDS encoding ABC transporter ATP-binding protein, whose product is MIEANGITKTLDGRRLFQDYDLCVQEGSFLAITGESGTGKTTLLNMLSLLEKPDDGEISIAGKTNPNKREKMLLRRHTIGYLFQNYALLPNITVEENIQIALRYQKGGDQHKIIAEVLERVGLKGYEKKKVYTLSGGEQQRVAFARMIAKDSRYIFADEPTGNLDSKNADHIFSLLKELYAQGKTVLLVTHDLNLARRAPERLAL
- a CDS encoding (Fe-S)-binding protein, yielding MSIWQVVNLILFIGAVGYGFYLFARVVYARYTYVKLGKAADFSTDMKERLHEVWVNVFGQKKLLKDKKSGLMHVVMFYGFIIIQFGAIDLFIKGFLPGSHLPLPAYPVFTFIQELTVFSVLLATLYAFYRRYVEKLTRLKRGWKAGLVILFLTSLMFSILMSTAFEQLWLGIEPSWALPISSVLALPFAWMSTQTAAVMFYGFWWMHTLVLLTFLVYVPQSKHFHLIVAPLNVFLKRQGPPSKLKAIDFEDESLTEYGVGKIEHFDQNQLVDLYACVECGRCTDVCPAAGTGKMLSPMDLLVKMRDHLTEKGAAITSRTPWMPAYAFSGANAAAEVAVTKDEDGYDYPVQLIGDVITPEELWACTTCRNCEDACPVSNEHVDKIVDMRRHLVLTQGEMPAEATRTFQNIERQGNPWGISRKDREKWKDGLEEGLAAPTVKEQKEFDVLLFVGSMGSYDNRSQKITRDLVKLLNHAGVRFAILGKKEKNSGDTARRMGNEFLFQQLALDNIALFQKHGVKKIVTADPHAYNVFKNEYPDFGMDGVEVFHHSQLLAQLIKEGRLQPHKEVKERVTYHDSCYLGRYNEEYEAPRYIFRSIPGIELVEMERNRENGMCCGAGGGMMWLEEDAGVRVNTARTEQALATKPSLIGSGCPYCLTMMSDGTKAKEVEEQVKTMDVAEVLALSIDFDEKADADG
- a CDS encoding DUF1430 domain-containing protein translates to MKKVSAVLTALLFVVFLFLSAKVVEQYQFQQLLYDGRTGMMLNFEGFKRKENANDFIEEVAKDYDVGIAKYSFKDSKHTQIFTTDPTLDNRIRLVEGTYPAAGSGEFISTKMTDTSAQVGRFTSGESQITINLFLLDHQKQASTNGIYYFDTQDHDKIQQIIHRFAEEQVTTEIIDVTIQPLMSLETLIRTSAIIMLTMLALLISIIGAMAFDIIHKKRDILVMKIGGYTWRAAVLIQWRKWVPALLTAVMVSYLSFFSFTLIAGYPSNLLEITFLFLAAVSLFLLFFATTSALLIGWMYHSRDEYEGLKGKKPYNLLMGASLLLTIVFLGFSVGALFFLQDTNKKIAGLEENLSVWEKTENLYQTVTTYIGQNQVSAHVANEQNQAVKQAYQDLNKKVSGFLIDPSNYDEVGEGVYAYDLNIKEGEDVRTNPYGKAITINENYLSYNTIESEHGSIYEQLMNDENVLNILVPISLREKEAEIKENFISHFYFQKVEVENIYREDKGEPLNTMTKEDLDVNIIYVKDNQSYFTFNPKEKGEEDYFIHDPIAIIDQTSFDASYYMSYLSSYYYFYSDEDDPLQLFSSIAMANDASALQRVESVYDTYGKMIQELATTRVALLMVIVALSIATLSVSLYYTLCYFHKNKLKLFVQHIHGQGFYSLKKGLLLMHGGIFTVLLGLSFLLQLGTLTWITVAMLVLNIGASVGLVKVLMNRVYLNLKKEL
- a CDS encoding aldo/keto reductase, translating into MPRSLTDTVTLNNGVEMPWFGLGVWKVKGNAVEESVTAAIRHGYRSIDTAKIYGNEEGVGRGIRDAGVPREELFITTKVWNEDQGYDKTLNAIDESLARLGLDYVDLYLIHWPGKDKYVDTWRALEKIQQDGKARAIGVCNFKIHHLEELLRRSDTVPAVNQVEYHPRLTQPDLLAYCQDKGIQLEAWSPLMQGEILDEPIIKKIAEQHGKSPAQVVLRWDLQNGVVTIPKSVKESRIQSNADIFDFELFPDEMKQINELNQDRRVGPDPDELLF